In one Candidatus Dependentiae bacterium genomic region, the following are encoded:
- a CDS encoding ankyrin repeat domain-containing protein has protein sequence MVNYKIYLAPVILGMVFSASALPKDLNNQLACGLSTHLSCSKKLLLIVKLGACVNTCGEMGLTLLAKAVEFGDITTVQEVLSLGADPNVCGADGVTPLHRAAASFMPQSLLITQLLLQSGACPCSKNNNGQTPLDIARLLKRYDTAAVIKNKQAIAILLEESTLAYIKTNREKKQNALVKILSPEKGARLTMFLTVKKLISNFWYRSKKDSLEAPIQMLPQDIVKIIAMHAV, from the coding sequence GTGGTTAACTATAAAATATATTTAGCGCCCGTTATACTTGGTATGGTATTTAGTGCCAGTGCTTTACCAAAAGATTTAAATAACCAATTAGCGTGTGGACTTAGCACACATTTGTCGTGCAGTAAGAAGCTACTTCTTATTGTAAAGTTGGGAGCTTGTGTTAACACTTGTGGAGAAATGGGTTTAACTCTTCTTGCAAAAGCAGTTGAATTTGGTGATATAACTACCGTACAAGAAGTGCTTTCTTTGGGTGCTGATCCTAATGTCTGCGGTGCTGATGGTGTAACGCCCCTTCATCGGGCTGCTGCTTCTTTTATGCCTCAGAGCTTACTTATTACGCAGTTATTGTTACAGTCAGGAGCCTGTCCTTGCAGTAAGAATAATAATGGTCAGACTCCACTTGATATCGCAAGACTGTTAAAGCGGTATGATACAGCTGCGGTAATAAAAAACAAGCAAGCGATAGCTATATTGCTTGAAGAGTCTACTCTTGCTTATATTAAAACAAACAGAGAAAAAAAACAGAATGCTCTAGTGAAAATTTTATCCCCTGAAAAAGGTGCTCGTTTAACCATGTTTTTGACTGTTAAAAAATTAATTTCAAACTTCTGGTATAGATCAAAGAAAGATAGTTTAGAAGCACCAATACAGATGCTACCACAAGATATTGTTAAAATAATTGCTATGCATGCGGTATAA
- a CDS encoding FAD-binding protein: MKLFFALISASLFFIAITTSQTSKKWYNWGDNQTCQPREIFAPATKQELIDIVQRARANNWHIHAYGSSHSWSDIVCTDYLINTDKLDKILEINKDKQTVKVEGGIKLYNLNEQLAQQNLTLANFGEIAAQSAAGATATATHGSGKTGTLASFIQELELITADGILHTLSVDTHREHFAAARTSLGALGIIYSLTFACQPLVRLKQERIVTDFATARAEYKQLRDNNDYSMFLWNPYTDKVLVFKTNKTLEDISHSSFWQKIKNKLFSSKLVRQLLVTLVDLAPSLTPRVIDSIYTQLESKGQVDYGYKILVQAQKSNDQVLYQEEEIAIAFDKLTEVAPAIKQLLLKYTQKGFYTTIWGVLFRFVNADTNNYLSPAADRDTVYVSITSSQLNLDFYKEYQDLMLKHGGRPHWGKINFTDHAQAQKLYGDNLTRFIKVREQLDPKGIFSNTFTKRVFGS; the protein is encoded by the coding sequence ATGAAACTATTTTTTGCTTTGATTAGTGCTTCTCTTTTTTTTATAGCAATTACTACAAGTCAGACATCTAAAAAGTGGTATAATTGGGGTGACAATCAAACATGTCAACCACGAGAAATTTTTGCACCAGCCACTAAGCAAGAGCTTATAGATATTGTCCAAAGAGCACGTGCTAATAACTGGCACATCCATGCCTATGGTTCATCCCATTCATGGAGCGATATTGTATGCACCGATTATCTTATAAATACTGATAAGCTTGATAAAATACTAGAAATTAATAAAGACAAACAAACAGTAAAGGTCGAGGGTGGTATAAAACTCTATAATCTTAATGAACAACTAGCACAGCAAAACTTAACACTTGCTAATTTTGGTGAAATAGCTGCTCAAAGTGCTGCAGGAGCTACAGCAACTGCTACTCATGGTTCAGGGAAAACAGGTACTTTGGCAAGTTTTATACAGGAGCTTGAACTTATAACTGCTGACGGCATACTCCATACTTTATCAGTAGATACACACCGCGAACACTTTGCTGCAGCACGTACTAGTTTAGGAGCTTTAGGAATAATCTACTCGTTAACCTTTGCTTGCCAGCCACTTGTTAGGCTCAAACAAGAGCGTATAGTAACAGACTTTGCAACAGCAAGGGCTGAATATAAACAACTGCGTGATAATAACGATTACTCTATGTTTTTATGGAATCCCTACACCGACAAAGTATTAGTATTTAAAACAAATAAAACACTAGAAGATATCTCTCATAGTTCTTTCTGGCAAAAGATAAAAAACAAACTATTTTCTAGTAAATTAGTGCGTCAGCTACTGGTTACATTAGTTGATTTAGCACCTTCACTAACACCTCGGGTTATCGATAGTATATACACTCAGCTAGAAAGCAAAGGACAAGTTGATTATGGCTATAAAATACTTGTACAAGCACAAAAATCTAATGATCAAGTTCTTTATCAAGAAGAAGAAATAGCAATTGCTTTTGATAAGCTTACAGAAGTAGCGCCTGCTATCAAGCAACTACTATTAAAATATACTCAAAAAGGTTTTTACACTACAATTTGGGGCGTACTCTTTAGATTTGTAAACGCTGATACAAATAATTATCTGAGCCCTGCAGCAGATCGTGATACAGTCTACGTAAGTATAACGTCTTCTCAACTTAATCTTGATTTTTATAAAGAGTATCAAGACCTTATGCTCAAGCATGGCGGCCGTCCACATTGGGGGAAAATAAATTTTACAGATCATGCTCAAGCACAAAAGCTGTATGGCGATAATCTTACACGCTTTATAAAAGTGCGTGAACAACTGGATCCAAAGGGCATCTTTAGCAATACTTTTACCAAACGTGTCTTTGGTTCTTAA
- a CDS encoding ankyrin repeat domain-containing protein, which produces MKLYYYMIAFVCCLMSAETYAHSLKDKKLIRAVETGNVRKVKKALKSGANPNIIIKNTRVKSHYTLLSIAVGYNFKALIELFNFGAKALTDHTSNAWSQIKCFSDSSRIEILKLLLLYKANPNSQDSDGETALHWAAFINNKQFVELLLDAGAQLDIKDTVGEQPLHWHAALGNTESIELLLSYGANGNAQDIQGNTPLHYAVRIGQVGAVKALLKANVSLSVKNNHGLTPYVTACSARLGIELKKQIVNLLNEYKDYITTIKVLKKQQALSRILCNPSTVQSPNNYFQNLPVDIIQYITEYCL; this is translated from the coding sequence ATGAAATTATATTATTATATGATAGCTTTCGTGTGCTGCTTAATGTCTGCTGAAACATATGCTCATAGCTTAAAAGATAAAAAACTTATACGTGCTGTTGAAACAGGTAATGTACGTAAAGTAAAAAAAGCTTTAAAAAGCGGTGCTAATCCTAATATTATTATTAAAAACACTCGTGTTAAAAGTCACTACACTTTGCTTTCTATTGCTGTTGGATATAACTTTAAAGCGCTTATTGAGTTATTTAATTTTGGTGCTAAAGCACTAACTGATCATACTTCTAATGCATGGTCTCAGATAAAGTGTTTTTCAGATTCTTCTAGAATAGAAATACTAAAACTACTGTTGCTTTATAAGGCTAATCCTAACAGTCAGGATTCAGATGGAGAGACAGCGCTCCATTGGGCTGCTTTTATTAACAACAAACAATTTGTGGAACTATTACTTGATGCTGGCGCTCAGCTAGATATTAAGGATACTGTAGGAGAACAGCCACTTCATTGGCATGCTGCTTTAGGCAATACTGAAAGTATAGAGCTTTTACTCTCTTATGGTGCTAATGGTAATGCACAAGATATTCAAGGCAATACTCCTTTACATTATGCCGTACGTATAGGGCAAGTAGGTGCGGTAAAAGCATTATTAAAGGCCAACGTAAGTCTTTCTGTAAAAAACAATCATGGTTTGACGCCGTATGTAACTGCTTGTTCAGCTCGTTTGGGTATAGAGCTAAAAAAGCAGATTGTTAATCTGCTCAATGAATATAAGGACTATATTACTACAATAAAAGTTCTTAAAAAACAGCAAGCTCTAAGTCGTATTTTGTGTAACCCTTCTACTGTCCAATCACCTAATAATTATTTTCAAAATCTGCCGGTTGATATAATTCAGTATATAACTGAGTATTGTTTATAA